aggagggaggaagaatgaatggcAGGCCTATTTTGTTATATTCAATGTCATTATTCTTGTTTAACTTTCCTTATCCTTTcattttttaagttttttttttttttgggggggggtaggggattTTGCTTGTGGGGAGGTGTTGTTTGAGAATTGAAGGAGTGTGCAACGGGCagtgaggggagaaaagaggcaGGATGGGGTTAAGAGATGGATTGAAAGGGATTTTGGGGAACGTGAGCATCAGGGTGAAGGGGTTAGTGAggacggggggaagggggggaggagtgtAGGCGTGAGGCAGGAGgggggagaagcagaagaagaggttTAGGTCAAGACTGAAATGGGGGGGATATTaggtgggaggtggagggggagagtggaggagaaggaggcgggggaagaagaagacaagggaggaggagtgacgaGCAAGACACTTTGAGTTGAGACTTGCGTGCAGTGGGTAACTCTGAcaccctatccctctccctctctctctctttctcttttcaccgtgttcttgttcccttttctccctatctatctatctatctatcaatcgaTCTAGCCATCTATCGTATTTTTCACAATGTCGTGTCACCGTTACGGACCAGTGCATAACCTCAgtgaaatacgaaaaaaagaggaacacttAAACAAGCAATTTATATATGAGGCTGAAAAACTATCTCCTCTACAGGTTTTAAAACAGtgaaagggaaaattaagttgattgaaaagtaaaagaaagaaagaatattcaCAACAGTCACAGTTCGTTCAAATAGCTGCCAAAGGAACCAACCGATCACCAGCAAGAGCAGCACCAACGAGGGAAAATCACCAAGACTCACCACCTGCCAACTCAGCGCTAAAGACAAGTATTACCACGGTCACCAAAACACGGGATTCACCACGTAAACAAAAGTATAAACAAGTTGCTAGACCACTTAGAAACAGCATCACCAAAACACGTTCAAAGTCACCAATCTACCAAAGGAGAAACGAAACATCACCAATCATTCACCCAAGAATTATCGTCCTTATCACCAGTCACCCTAGTCGTCACCAGCACTACCAGGAAACTATAAAGCACCACATCTACCTTAAGACCCATTCCACCCAATCACCAAAGGACTCACCCAAACCAAAGCACCAATCAGCACTCCACCAGATCGCTTGAGGCATCACTAAACAATCTCACCAAATCACCATCCCTCGTATAAGAACTCAAGACGTCACTGTAAACTTGTAAAGCATCAACCAAAAAAACAAGTACCTAAGAAACAAACCTTCACctgaaaagaaaagtaacaatgaTCCAGATTGTAATGAAGGCACCGACGTCAACAAGGACTCAGTatcaccacctcagccaccaccaAAAGAAATGctgcaccaccaacaacaacaacaactccaccaATACTTCCGCCACTGGTAGGACGCGTCATCagagcggaggtggtggtggtaatggaggaaagggcggcagtggtggtggtggtcgtggtggcagggtggtggccatgTCCGCCCGCCGCCTCTCCACCATCCGCGTCACCTTCAGCCAGAGTATGGTGAACCTTGCCATCCTCGACCCTGCCACCGCCGCCATCCTCGCTGAGCAGACTCGCCACCTCGCCCTGGTCTCCCGGTAGGTTGTGTTGGAGAAGGTTCGGTAGGTCCGCCCccggtctggctggctggttcaCTGAGAGGTTTTTGTCACTGTCTCTCATTTTTCTGTTCATTAAGGGGACGCTGTATGGAGTGGGtctataccatttttttttccttaatggcCTTTCGtagatctcaataataataataataataataataataataataataacaataataataataataataataataataataataataataataataataataataatagtgtagtTTACAGGCTGGCTGGTCGTGTCTTAATTGGTGTTATAGTTTAAAGCGGCCCATACACGCTCAAATTTTTTGTCAAATTTTTTGATGTCAAATTATTTGACGGTTTGACGTTCGCCCTACACGTTCAAACTTCTCATCAAATTTTCAGTTTGCTCCCGAGTGTCATCATGGATGCATATACAGCGTTGGCTCTTGGCTTAGCATTGAAGAGCACACAGAAACGAAAGAGACGAAAGTGGGCCCAGCAATGGTATCTGTGTCGTGAACGATTTGGCCATGTTCCTTTATTAAATGAATTAAGAATTAGTGAACCTGATGTTTTCAAGAACTTTCTTCGCATTTCTTCTGCTCCTGCTCCAGATCTGCTTGAGTCTTTgaatttttttaattcttttcggAAGCTCGTCCGCAGTGAGTTGATTttcttcttcagctcctccttcgtcccttccgGATAATAATCACGGAATTTCTGTAACAGAGTCTCATAacccatttcttttttatttctgtcACTATAGCAGTCACTTTTAACGTTCCAAAGTTGTGGTAAACTTCTATATACATCAATAAGCTCAAGAAGaaatttcttttcctgtttcgaTGGAGCCATGATGACGATGAGCCGTGCACGTCCTCCTCTGATTATGTCCAATCACTAACTAATTTGCGCAAACTATTGCTAGCTGCCACACACGCACAAATTATTTGATGTCAAATCAAAAAATATCTACTGAAATCAGATGATTAAAAGATTTGACATCAAACCTTTTAGGCCATCAAATTATGCCACACACGATCAAATTCATGTCAAATAATTTGACATCAAAAAATTTGACAAAAAATTTGAGCGTGTATGGGCCGCTTTttttaagccttttttttttttttttttctttcttttttttttttttgcatgtgtaTATAATGTGATATTGTTCTATTATGATGATATTTATTACTGCAACTCGCCTACATTTCTAATTTAATTTACgatgcacatttttttttcttgaagatCGTTTCGCTTGTTTGAAGTTACAGATATATCGTGAGTTTTTAGGTTTCTTAGAATTGttatgatttatttatttctagCATTTAGCACAATCATCGAaccctctcatcctttccctccagtcttctccttccctttcattcatctaCCCCCatgtcctcccctctcctctctccactcccccCGTTCATAACTTTGCCTTCCCGGCCTACCCGACTATGCAAATTAATTAACACGTCTTAGTTATTGGACAGCTGACCTTCATGACTATCTTTCTACCTGTTAATATAtttatctagtgtgtgtgtgtgtgtgtgtgtgtgtgtgtgtgtgtgtgtgtgtgtgtgtgtgtgtgtgtgtgtgtgtgtgtgtgtgtttgtgtgtgtgtgtgtgtgtgtgtgtgtgtgtgataggttttttttttatatatattcaggtCATCAGgtcattccctcattcctctttcttctctcctttgatATCCTTTgccctcctttttatttctcctctctggcattccttccctccctcagcatcTCCACCctgtcctccttacctccttttccctctcttcatcctcctccatccatccttctcctcatcctcctttttatctcttcttctctctggcattccatccctccctttgcATCTCCACCctgtcctccttacctccttttccctctcttcatcctcctccatccatccttctcctcatcctcctttctatCCTCTCCCACAGTCCCACTTAGGCAATAATCTTGCTATCTATAAAGAATCCTCAATAGTTAGGGaataataccaccatcaccaacaccagcactTTCACCACTGCTATTACACCCGCCATCACGACTATAAAACCACTACCATAACAACTACCGTCACACCAACACCGTCATTGCCACCCATCTCTCTAAACTGCCCCATTTCTGACTGCCTCTTCTCTCCGCAGCAAAATGAGGAGGAGACAAAACACAGACTCCACCGACATCGAGTTGGAGGTGCCCACCGACCCCTACATGGAGGTGAGTACGGCAGCCCAGCACTGTCCCACCTGTTGCTCACCTGTCCTGCTATGCTGTGTTACCTGTGCTGAGTCGGGCATGGGATTTCCTCTTGCTTACTAAATTATTTGTTAGTctgttcactactactactactactactactactactactactactactactgctaccactactattgctactatcacAATCACCAACACCTCAAATTTCCCCCAcgatccattttctttctttttttcccctattcTTGTGTGGTTGACAACGTTGAGCAacccctattttctttcctttttttccggggTTGATAAAATGTTGGGGAatataccttttctttttttccccatcagCAGGCCATTATGTGCCGCAAGGTGGGGAAGTACCgctagagattttttttttttctcccctccgtGTGACAATGTGAGCCTAAAGACAGATCGTTCTCCCCGCACTGAAGGATGTTTCGCTGCTCATTACCGCACCTACTTAACGAAAGACATGTTTATTcgtctttatcctttttttttactgcattGCCTCTCCATGTATTTTAACAGCAAATCAATTTCATCAGTTTTAGCAGTGGTGGCTTCTTGCTCAGTTGGCCCTAATCGAGGGCAACCACGACGTCCAAAGAAAATGGCACCGTTTAGGCAATAACTACAGTAAATCTGAGTCTACTGCTAAACTATTTGCCCCTTCATTTGCAACAATAATATGACTGTTCTCAAGCATTTATATAACATTTTACTTGattttactgaaaaaaaataatgatcaacatatcaacaaaataacattatttggAAAAAACTTATAAAACAGCTACTATATAAATGTAGGTACACGTCTTTGCATCCATAATTAGGCAACATTGACTTAGATGCAGACTATAATA
The window above is part of the Eriocheir sinensis breed Jianghai 21 chromosome 52, ASM2467909v1, whole genome shotgun sequence genome. Proteins encoded here:
- the LOC126982879 gene encoding uncharacterized protein LOC126982879, producing MIQIVMKAPTSTRTQYHHLSHHQKKCCTTNNNNNSTNTSATGRTRHQSGGGGGNGGKGGSGGGGRGGRVVAMSARRLSTIRVTFSQSMVNLAILDPATAAILAEQTRHLALVSRKMRRRQNTDSTDIELEVPTDPYMEAIMFPTEPRPEWHRHLRQVLNKAGQKIFKKSESHDTTIPENLRHQLKHIYVY